The Humulus lupulus chromosome 3, drHumLupu1.1, whole genome shotgun sequence genome window below encodes:
- the LOC133821146 gene encoding MLP-like protein 43: protein MPSSDICKLETDVEIKASAKKFHDMFRHKPHHIHHASSDKVQGCDLLEGEWGQVGSVVCWKFFYEGKAKVSKEIVEAIDEEKNLITFKPIEGDLLEHYKSMNFTIQATPKTDGKGSVIHWTIEYEKRHDEVPDPHPMIEYLEDLSKDLDVHLLQDIYIAKPQI, encoded by the exons ATGCCGTCGTCCGATATTTGCAAGCTGGAGACTGACGTAGAAATCAAGGCTTCTGCTAAAAAATTCCATGACATGTTCAGGCATAAACCACACCATATCCACCATGCTAGCTCTGACAAGGTTCAGGGTTGTGACTTACTCGAAGGTGAATGGGGCCAAGTGGGGTCTGTCGTTTGCTGGAAATTCTTCTATG AGGGGAAAGCTAAAGTGTCAAAGGAAATAGTGGAAGCCATAGATGAGGAGAagaatttaatcacattcaaaccgATTGAAGGAGATCTTCTGGAACACTACAAGAGCATGAATTTCACAATTCAAGCTACTCCCAAAACTGATGGCAAGGGAAGCGTAATACACTGGACTATCGAGTACGAAAAGCGCCATGACGAAGTCCCAGACCCGCACCCCATGATTGAGTACCTCGAGGATCTTTCTAAAGATCTCGATGTTCATCTTCTCCAGGATATATATATAGCCAAACCACAAATCTAA